One window from the genome of Amaranthus tricolor cultivar Red isolate AtriRed21 chromosome 9, ASM2621246v1, whole genome shotgun sequence encodes:
- the LOC130823848 gene encoding uncharacterized protein LOC130823848 isoform X1, with translation MYGSSYGSSYGSGYASRGAMLGSGGVSDGYEVGSKRQRMMDSNPYFAVGSGPAAGYQHYDYRGSGYQPSGFPVVRLRGLPFNCTDIDILKFFAGLDIVDVLLVNKGGRFSGEAFVVLASPVQAGLALNRDRQNIGRRYVEVFRCKKQDYYNAVAGEVNYEGIYDNDHPSSPPGRSRRSVDKEQLEYTEILRMRGLPYSVTKADILKFFGDFNLTEDKVHIACRADGKATGEAYVEFSSSEEAKKAMCKDKMTIGSRYVELFPSTPDEARRAESRSRQ, from the exons ATGTACGGTTCAAGCTATGGCTCAAGTTACGGGTCTGGTTACGCCTCTAGAGG GGCAATGTTGGGAAGCGGGGGGGTGTCGGACGGGTACGAGGTCGGCTCAAAGAGACAAAGAATGATGGACTCAAATCCATACTTCGCAGTGGGAAGCGGTCCAGCGGCAGGATATCAGCATTATGACTACAGAGGCAGCGGCTATCAGCCTTCTGGTTTTCCAGTGGTACGTCTCAGGGGTCTTCCATTTAACTGCACTGATATTGACATTCTGAAGTTCTTTGCTGGCCTGGACATTGTTGATGTGCTATTGGTCAACAAGGGTGGACGATTTTCGGGGGAGGCATTTGTGGTGCTTGCCTCACCAGTGCAGGCTGGACTTGCCCTGAATAGAGATCGACAGAACATAGGCCGTAGATATGTGGAAGTTTTCAGGTGTAAGAAGCAGGACTATTACAATGCTGTGGCTGGAGAAGTGAATTATGAAGGCATCTATGATAATGACCACCCAAGCTCTCCCCCAGGCCGGTCCAGGAGGTCCGTGGATAAAGAGCAACTGGAATACACTGAGATTCTTAGAATGCGCGGTCTTCCTTACTCTGTGACCAAGGCGGACATACTGAAATTCTTTGGAGATTTCAATTTGACTGAGGACAAAGTCCATATTGCATGCCGTGCTGATGGTAAAGCTACTGGAGAGGCATATGTGGAATTCTCTTCTTCAGAGGAGGCAAAGAAAGCTATGTGCAAGGATAAGATGACCATTGGCTCACGTTATGTTGAGCTGTTTCCATCAACACCAGATGAAGCAAGACGAGCTGAATCTAGATCAAGGCAGTGA
- the LOC130823847 gene encoding probable serine/threonine-protein kinase PIX13: protein MGNLIGCFGGGSDPPVLPPGAEILTPTSSRTSGINTSSQGFSESSCSVISGLSFGDNVTCEESFPSGELLDKPNLKVFTFAELKCATKNFRPEILLGEGGFGKVYKGWIDEKTNVSNSKNGLKIPVAIKKLNSGSMQGFEEWQSEVNFLGRLSHPNLVKLLGYCWEDKELLLVYEYLPKGSLENHLFRRGTSTEPISWNRRMSIALGVARGLAFLHNSDKQVIYRDFKASNILLDVNYDAKLSDFGLAKLGPSGEKSHVTTRIMGTQGYAAPEYIATGYLYVNSDVYGFGVVMLEILTGSRALDLNRPKGQQILVQWTKPYLSNKSKLRHIMDPRLEGHYSLKAAFNLAQLAVKCIRLDWKARPSMKDVVEMLQKIEAIKVKDGSLRSPYHPLDNGSRTKRGS, encoded by the exons ATGGGTAATCTGATTGGTTGCTTTGGAGGAGGATCCGACCCACCCGTTTTACCTCCTGGAGCCGAAATTTTGACACCTACTTCTTCAA GAACTTCTGGTATAAACACATCTAGTCAAGGTTTTTCGGAGAGTAGTTGTTCAGTAATTAGTGGGTTGTCATTTGGAGATAATGTTACTTGTGAAGAGTCATTTCCTAGTGGAGAATTGTTGGATAAACCCAATTTAAAAGTTTTCACTTTTGCTGAGCTGAAATGTGCTACTAAGAATTTTAGGCCTGAAATACTTTTGGGTGAAGGAGGATTTGGGAAGGTGTACAAGGGTTGGATTGATGAGAAGACTAATGTTAGTAATTCTAAAAATGGGTTGAAGATTCCTGTTGCTATCAAGAAGTTGAATTCTGGGAGTATGCAGGGTTTTGAAGAATGGCAG TCGGAGGTTAACTTCTTGGGAAGGCTTTCCCACCCTAATCTTGTCAAGTTATTGGGGTATTGTTGGGAGGACAAAGAATTGCTTCTTGTGTATGAATACTTGCCAAAAGGAAGCTTGGAAAACCATCTATTCCGAA gAGGTACCTCCACGGAACCAATAAGCTGGAACAGGCGGATGAGCATAGCATTGGGAGTTGCTCGTGGCCTAGCTTTCCTGCATAATTCGGACAAACAAGTGATTTATAGAGATTTCAAGGCCTCAAATATACTTCTTGATGTG AATTATGATGCTAAGCTATCAGATTTCGGTTTAGCGAAATTAGGGCCTTCTGGTGAAAAGTCACATGTGACGACTAGAATCATGGGCACCCAAGGGTATGCTGCCCCTGAGTATATTGCTACAG GTTACTTATATGTGAACAGCGATGTGTATGGATTTGGAGTCGTGATGCTCGAGATACTAACCGGGTCACGAGCACTTGATTTGAACCGCCCAAAAGGGCAGCAAATACTTGTGCAATGGACGAAGCCTTATCTCTCGAACAAGAGTAAGCTTAGACACATTATGGACCCTCGGCTTGAGGGTCACTATTCACTCAAGGCAGCATTCAACTTGGCTCAACTCGCAGTAAAATGCATCCGACTTGATTGGAAAGCTCGCCCTTCCATGAAAGACGTGGTCGAGATGCTACAAAAGATTGAAGCCATCAAGGTCAAGGACGGTAGCCTTCGTTCTCCTTACCATCCTTTAGACAATGGCTCGAGGACTAAGAGGGGATCTTAG
- the LOC130823248 gene encoding serine/threonine-protein phosphatase 7 long form homolog has product MWTPKKVGRELDRLISFRKVLDSMTETQVEWTPYNCGAAALLHEHPRTTVIGGITCFDVVEVYLPERALRQIGFVQSIPPAPMRPAKALRPAHGTYSVTFPSSAAAFVEAWSRFPYSGRLVEQGLRRATVPSETEPNYVEWFRVCSHPYISRDELLASGPGPGQSRSDYFAKEWASRFSPVARLPTRLADLNSRQRHALEIYLNDCRELYDQWHTE; this is encoded by the exons atgtggacgcCGAAGAAAGTAGGTCGTGAGCTGGACAGGTTGATATCATTCCGCAAGGTTCTGGACTCAATGACTGAGACTCAG GTTGAATGGACTCCCTATAATTGTGGAGCTGCTGCGTTGCTgcatgagcacccacgcaccacagtcatcgggggtatcacctgctttgatgttgtggaggtgtatttgccggagcgggcattgcgacagattgggttcgtgcaGTCTATTCCTCCAGCTCCTAtgagaccagccaaggctcttcgaccggcacacggaacctactccgtgacctttccttcttctgctgCTGCATTTGTGGAggcgtggagtaggttcccctacagtggccgccttgttgagcagggacttcgacgggctactgttccttcagagactgaacctaattacgttgaaTGGTTCAGAGTTTGCTCGCACCCGTACATATCCCGAGACGAATTGCTGGCTTCCGGTCCTGGTCCTGGTCAGAGCAGATCTGATTAC TTCGCGAAAGAATGGGCCAGTCGATTCTCTCCAGTGGCAAGACTACCTACGCGGCTTGCGGATTTGAACTCCCGTCAAAgacatgcgttagaaatataccttaatgattgtagagaaTTATATGATCAATGGCATACTGAATAG
- the LOC130823848 gene encoding uncharacterized protein LOC130823848 isoform X2 — MAQVTGLVTPLEVGSGPAAGYQHYDYRGSGYQPSGFPVVRLRGLPFNCTDIDILKFFAGLDIVDVLLVNKGGRFSGEAFVVLASPVQAGLALNRDRQNIGRRYVEVFRCKKQDYYNAVAGEVNYEGIYDNDHPSSPPGRSRRSVDKEQLEYTEILRMRGLPYSVTKADILKFFGDFNLTEDKVHIACRADGKATGEAYVEFSSSEEAKKAMCKDKMTIGSRYVELFPSTPDEARRAESRSRQ; from the exons ATGGCTCAAGTTACGGGTCTGGTTACGCCTCTAGAGG TGGGAAGCGGTCCAGCGGCAGGATATCAGCATTATGACTACAGAGGCAGCGGCTATCAGCCTTCTGGTTTTCCAGTGGTACGTCTCAGGGGTCTTCCATTTAACTGCACTGATATTGACATTCTGAAGTTCTTTGCTGGCCTGGACATTGTTGATGTGCTATTGGTCAACAAGGGTGGACGATTTTCGGGGGAGGCATTTGTGGTGCTTGCCTCACCAGTGCAGGCTGGACTTGCCCTGAATAGAGATCGACAGAACATAGGCCGTAGATATGTGGAAGTTTTCAGGTGTAAGAAGCAGGACTATTACAATGCTGTGGCTGGAGAAGTGAATTATGAAGGCATCTATGATAATGACCACCCAAGCTCTCCCCCAGGCCGGTCCAGGAGGTCCGTGGATAAAGAGCAACTGGAATACACTGAGATTCTTAGAATGCGCGGTCTTCCTTACTCTGTGACCAAGGCGGACATACTGAAATTCTTTGGAGATTTCAATTTGACTGAGGACAAAGTCCATATTGCATGCCGTGCTGATGGTAAAGCTACTGGAGAGGCATATGTGGAATTCTCTTCTTCAGAGGAGGCAAAGAAAGCTATGTGCAAGGATAAGATGACCATTGGCTCACGTTATGTTGAGCTGTTTCCATCAACACCAGATGAAGCAAGACGAGCTGAATCTAGATCAAGGCAGTGA